Proteins encoded within one genomic window of Candidatus Woesearchaeota archaeon:
- a CDS encoding carboxypeptidase regulatory-like domain-containing protein gives MEHGKYLVTVLSILISFLVLINVVYAPSHPEIIDDNTLYIAVIEQVGDATRILTDAKVTLAYGSIGGERDIPAEWQDVSVDETGQAVFSNVQPGVYTITAKAPNYISAQKEFTKKAGVTGYVSVALIKAPEGATGSIKIALLEKYAPQTKVYIRNGQLEILKDGEVIRSSGTENGEVLFTDLPIGTYTASASTPGYNSERIDFEVEANVEGWLPIGLEEAGGKPRYTICPKDCTCDEQTIPIECHGQGFGGKGIAVSTESAIKIVKDSSVVEEVVDIELKEDGEIISYEMTGVKKGNLLFFIPTQMNIKTSLNAKSGNIEKTQKPWWSFLVW, from the coding sequence ATGGAGCATGGAAAATACTTAGTAACTGTATTATCAATTCTTATCAGTTTTTTAGTTTTAATTAATGTTGTCTACGCGCCTTCACACCCTGAAATAATTGATGACAACACTTTATACATAGCAGTTATTGAACAAGTCGGTGATGCTACCAGAATTTTAACAGATGCTAAGGTTACCTTAGCTTATGGTTCAATTGGCGGTGAACGAGACATACCAGCAGAATGGCAAGATGTTTCTGTTGATGAAACAGGGCAAGCAGTGTTTTCAAATGTTCAACCGGGAGTTTATACAATCACGGCGAAAGCTCCTAACTATATTTCTGCCCAAAAAGAATTTACAAAAAAGGCTGGAGTTACCGGCTACGTGTCTGTTGCTCTTATAAAAGCACCAGAAGGAGCAACAGGTAGTATAAAAATCGCACTACTAGAAAAATATGCCCCACAGACTAAGGTATACATCAGAAATGGACAACTAGAGATTTTGAAAGATGGCGAAGTTATAAGAAGTTCCGGAACAGAAAATGGTGAAGTTTTATTTACTGATTTGCCTATTGGAACTTATACAGCTTCTGCAAGTACTCCAGGATATAATTCTGAAAGGATAGATTTTGAAGTGGAGGCAAATGTCGAAGGTTGGTTACCAATTGGATTAGAAGAAGCTGGAGGCAAACCAAGGTATACTATTTGTCCTAAAGATTGCACTTGTGACGAACAGACGATTCCTATTGAATGTCATGGTCAAGGATTTGGTGGAAAAGGCATTGCAGTATCTACTGAATCTGCAATAAAAATAGTAAAGGATAGTAGTGTCGTAGAAGAAGTTGTTGACATTGAATTAAAGGAAGACGGAGAAATAATTTCATACGAAATGACTGGGGTTAAGAAAGGTAATTTACTATTTTTCATACCAACACAGATGAACATAAAAACAAGCCTTAACGCGAAATCTGGAAATATTGAAAAAACACAAAAACCTTGGTGGAGTTTTCTTGTTTGGTAA
- the hisC gene encoding histidinol-phosphate transaminase: MVVFIIVPKNTGLETYRTIALSSFSNKEKSTIIEARGEDIPFLVKQFQEQGKPTFGLTGEDLFKEYLLKDKNTSLRVIKKITWDDPAACFRKPTLCFIGPDTKDLLSLPKVAKVCVAAKYKRLAKRYLNFLERKGFAFQKIYINGCVETTCQEGIADVIIDIVYTGNSLKKFGLKVYDTIFQSDFVIIGADNTEQNTPTPRSVVQTLKVYDPPLEQRQGKLCLDFNENTRGCSPQVIKALKKINMFTVSQYPEYKEFTKELASFLIIPPSNLRITNATDEAIKLIMDTYLTKDDEVIIPQPTFALFQLYATLSEAKIISVLYNNDLSFPTDAVLEKINDKTKLIVLVNPNNPTGTVISEEDILRILTKARKSMVLIDEAYYQYYGKSSMGLIEKYPNLIIIQTFSKAFGLAGLRLGYIIASAEIINNLKKASSPYSVNALALVAARAALQDLDFVDSYVSEVKVNRERLMKELTGLGLQVFASQANFLVVNAGSRCNELCEKLKQQNILVRNRTSYPLLQNCVRIGVGTKKQGDQLLGALKNILPQKILLFDMDGVLVDVRQSYRRAIQETAAFFTQARIDPSEIEQLKRQGGYNNDWDLTEALILKRGITIPKQLIIETFQEIYWGNETTRGYIEDEKWLFSQDTLEQLYKNYRLGIVTGRPRQEATFILEKFAVAPFFDTVIVMEDYPSEKAKPNPYPLRLALQRLGKKSIQKTALYLGDNIDDIIAAQRAGIRAIGILSGNDQSNQGLQKKFLQQGAQQVLEDVNAITKVIV; encoded by the coding sequence GTGGTTGTCTTCATCATTGTTCCAAAAAATACAGGACTTGAAACCTATCGAACAATTGCTCTGTCGTCTTTTAGCAATAAAGAGAAGAGTACTATTATCGAAGCTCGTGGAGAGGATATTCCCTTCTTAGTTAAGCAATTCCAAGAACAGGGGAAACCAACTTTCGGTTTAACAGGCGAGGACCTTTTTAAAGAGTATCTTCTCAAAGATAAGAATACATCGTTGCGTGTTATTAAGAAGATCACCTGGGACGATCCTGCTGCCTGTTTTAGAAAGCCAACACTTTGTTTTATAGGGCCAGATACTAAAGATCTTTTGTCTTTACCAAAAGTTGCAAAGGTTTGCGTTGCAGCAAAGTATAAACGATTGGCTAAGCGATATCTTAATTTCTTAGAGAGAAAGGGTTTTGCATTTCAAAAGATTTACATCAATGGATGTGTCGAGACAACCTGTCAAGAGGGTATTGCTGATGTTATTATTGACATTGTTTATACCGGTAATTCGCTCAAGAAATTTGGCCTCAAGGTGTATGACACCATTTTTCAAAGTGATTTTGTGATTATTGGTGCTGATAATACAGAACAAAATACACCAACTCCACGATCAGTTGTACAGACGTTAAAAGTGTATGACCCTCCGTTGGAACAACGGCAAGGGAAACTCTGTCTGGACTTTAATGAGAACACCAGAGGATGTTCACCTCAAGTGATAAAGGCACTTAAAAAAATAAACATGTTTACTGTTTCCCAATATCCTGAATATAAGGAATTTACCAAAGAGCTGGCGTCATTTCTCATCATTCCTCCATCAAATCTTCGGATAACAAATGCTACTGATGAGGCTATTAAACTGATCATGGATACCTATCTGACAAAAGATGATGAAGTCATTATTCCGCAACCAACCTTTGCTCTCTTTCAACTGTATGCAACTCTCAGCGAGGCAAAAATTATTTCTGTGCTGTACAACAACGATTTGAGTTTTCCTACCGATGCTGTTCTTGAGAAAATAAATGATAAAACAAAGCTTATTGTTCTTGTTAACCCAAATAATCCCACAGGAACAGTAATTTCAGAAGAGGATATTCTCCGGATACTCACCAAAGCAAGAAAAAGTATGGTACTTATCGATGAAGCTTATTACCAGTACTACGGTAAAAGTTCTATGGGTTTAATTGAAAAATACCCTAATCTTATTATTATCCAAACATTTTCAAAAGCATTTGGTCTTGCAGGGCTACGTCTCGGATATATTATTGCGTCAGCAGAAATTATCAACAACCTTAAAAAAGCCTCCTCTCCCTACAGTGTCAATGCACTTGCTCTTGTTGCAGCACGAGCAGCTTTACAGGACCTTGATTTTGTTGATAGCTATGTTAGTGAAGTAAAAGTAAATCGCGAAAGGCTCATGAAAGAGCTTACTGGACTTGGTTTACAGGTCTTTGCTTCACAAGCAAATTTTCTCGTGGTTAATGCAGGATCCAGGTGTAACGAACTATGTGAAAAACTTAAACAACAGAATATTCTCGTAAGGAATCGAACAAGCTATCCGCTGTTACAGAACTGCGTAAGGATTGGCGTTGGAACAAAAAAACAAGGTGATCAACTCTTAGGTGCGCTTAAGAATATTCTTCCACAAAAGATACTCCTCTTTGACATGGATGGAGTTCTTGTTGATGTCCGTCAATCCTATCGAAGAGCAATACAAGAAACCGCAGCGTTCTTTACGCAAGCGCGTATTGATCCGAGCGAGATAGAACAACTCAAGAGACAAGGGGGCTACAATAACGACTGGGATCTTACTGAGGCACTCATTCTTAAACGAGGAATAACAATTCCAAAGCAACTGATCATTGAAACATTCCAAGAGATTTACTGGGGAAATGAGACTACTCGTGGATATATTGAAGACGAGAAATGGTTATTTTCCCAAGACACGCTTGAACAATTGTACAAAAATTATCGTTTAGGGATTGTTACCGGAAGGCCACGACAAGAGGCAACCTTTATTTTAGAAAAGTTTGCGGTTGCCCCATTTTTTGATACGGTTATTGTAATGGAGGATTATCCTTCTGAAAAGGCAAAACCAAATCCTTATCCACTGCGACTTGCTCTCCAGCGTCTGGGAAAGAAAAGTATACAAAAGACAGCCCTGTATTTGGGGGATAATATTGATGATATCATTGCTGCACAGCGAGCAGGAATTCGTGCAATAGGCATTCTGTCAGGAAACGACCAAAGCAATCAAGGATTACAGAAAAAATTCCTGCAGCAAGGTGCACAGCAAGTTCTTGAAGATGTCAATGCAATAACAAAGGTGATCGTATGA
- the hisB gene encoding imidazoleglycerol-phosphate dehydratase HisB: MRQTVIERATKETQISLNLNIDGTGNYTIETPIGFFTHMLESFTKHGLFDITMKAQGDRDVDQHHTIEDCGIVLGQAFKQALGEKKGINRSGYFVYPMDDALAVVALDISGRPYLRFDATFTRRFCGGFDTDTLEDFFYGFSVGLQANIAVQMPYGRSDHHKIEAIFKAFAKAMKMACAIELRAKEKIPSTKGIL; encoded by the coding sequence ATGAGGCAAACAGTCATTGAAAGAGCAACAAAGGAAACACAGATTTCTCTTAATCTGAACATTGATGGTACAGGGAACTACACCATAGAAACTCCTATTGGCTTTTTTACGCACATGCTTGAATCCTTTACCAAGCATGGTCTTTTTGATATAACCATGAAGGCTCAGGGCGATAGAGACGTAGATCAGCATCACACGATTGAAGATTGCGGCATTGTGTTAGGCCAAGCCTTTAAGCAAGCACTCGGAGAAAAAAAAGGAATCAACCGATCAGGATATTTTGTTTACCCTATGGATGATGCGCTTGCTGTTGTCGCGCTTGACATCAGTGGAAGGCCCTATCTTCGCTTTGATGCAACCTTTACTCGGAGATTTTGTGGAGGGTTTGATACTGACACCTTGGAGGATTTTTTTTATGGATTTTCCGTAGGACTTCAAGCGAATATAGCTGTACAGATGCCATACGGAAGGAGCGATCACCACAAGATAGAGGCTATCTTCAAAGCTTTTGCTAAGGCCATGAAGATGGCATGTGCCATTGAGCTACGAGCAAAAGAAAAGATTCCAAGCACGAAGGGAATACTATGA
- the hisH gene encoding imidazole glycerol phosphate synthase subunit HisH gives MIAIIDYGAGNLRSLTNAFDYLRKESIITDDPKVIMNADRLILPGDGSFGYMMETVKKKDLINPIQKFIMSGKPFLGICLGLQALFEESEESPGSKGLCIFKGKVVRFRKGKVPQIGWNRIVPTKKPQSRGSISQGSMQPMQPLFKEDFMYFVNSYYVVLEDRSLIAATTDYYGTFVSAIQAKSVTVNVTALQFHPEKSGNPGLRLLKRWLQC, from the coding sequence ATGATAGCCATCATTGATTATGGAGCAGGGAACTTGAGAAGTCTCACCAATGCATTTGATTACTTGAGAAAGGAGAGCATCATCACTGATGATCCAAAGGTAATCATGAATGCAGACCGTCTTATTCTCCCTGGTGATGGTTCTTTTGGCTATATGATGGAAACTGTGAAGAAAAAAGATCTTATTAACCCTATTCAAAAATTCATCATGAGTGGTAAACCATTTTTAGGGATTTGTTTGGGGCTTCAGGCATTGTTTGAAGAAAGTGAAGAAAGTCCTGGCAGTAAAGGATTGTGCATCTTTAAAGGAAAGGTAGTGAGGTTTCGCAAAGGGAAAGTGCCGCAGATCGGTTGGAATCGTATTGTCCCAACCAAAAAGCCACAATCACGGGGATCAATATCACAAGGATCAATGCAGCCAATGCAACCTCTCTTTAAAGAAGATTTTATGTATTTTGTCAACTCTTACTATGTTGTTCTAGAGGATCGTTCACTCATTGCAGCTACCACTGATTACTATGGCACCTTTGTCAGTGCGATTCAGGCTAAAAGCGTCACTGTGAACGTCACTGCACTGCAATTCCACCCTGAAAAAAGTGGAAACCCTGGACTTCGATTACTGAAACGGTGGTTACAATGCTAA